The following nucleotide sequence is from Oncorhynchus mykiss isolate Arlee unplaced genomic scaffold, USDA_OmykA_1.1 un_scaffold_576, whole genome shotgun sequence.
cgaggtgggacagagcccatatatacgaaaattgcatttaccacttattgcttagctaataaaagcctcattgtgatatttatcctgataccagattcgaattgacgcaaccctgacacgagtgaaaaaattgagggaaaaaccaaaaatataaacggtaattaaaaagtaaaaaccgtaaagttgtcatgtAGCAACAAAACaccgcaacacgtaaacaagtctgcaagttgtgaccggaaatggcgtcaaaatgctgttgaggtatcatgtgatgctactagcataaatggaccaacactgagcacatgtagcttaagtcaattggtaatttaaaacacaggggtctgagtaatattgctggcgcatggatataatgcaaaataaatgttgccatcaccccagttactcaagtcaggtcatacacctcaactccaagtaggaaccaccaaaacaatacagaggacacaagtattacagttaatgtttaattgagccaaaacaagcaaatgcagttacacactggactagagtacccatgaactcttgcatgtcccacgtcagatatccatggcgtcgtcgccggacgggccggtcgcagcttcagaggtggcgtcgtcgccagacgggccggtcgcagcttcagaggtggcgtcgtcgccagacgggccggtcgcagcttcagaggtggcgtcgtcgccagacgggccggtcgcagcttcagaggtggcgtcgtcgccagacgggccggtcgcagcttcagaggtggcgtcgtcgccagacgggccggtcgcagcttcagaggtggcgtcgtcgccagacgggccggtcgcagcttcagaggtggcgtcgtcgccagacgggccggtcgcagcttcagaggtggcgtcgtcgccagacgggccggtcgcagcttcagaggtggcgtcgtcgccagacgggccggtcgcagcttcagaggtggcgtcgtcgccagacgggccggtcgcagcttcagaggtggcgtcgtcgccagacgggccggtcgcagcttcagaggtggcgtcgtcgccagacgggccggtcgcagcttcagaggtggcgtcgtcgccagacgggccggtcgcagcttcagaggtggcgtcgtcgccagacgggccggtcgcagcttcagaggtggcgtcgtcgccagacgggccggtcgcagcttcagaggtggcgtcgtcgccagacgggccggtcgcagcttcagaggtggcgtcgtcgccagacgggccggtcgcagcttcagaggtggcgtcgtcgccagacgggccggtcgcagcttcagaggtggcgtcgtcgccagacgggccggtcgcagcttcagaggtggcgtcgtcgccagacgggccggtcgcagcttcagaggtggcgtcgtcgccagacgggccggtcgcagcttcagaggtggcgtcgtcgccagacgggccggtcgcagcttcagaggtggcgtcgtcgccagacgggccggtcgcagcttcagaggtggcgtcgtcgccagacgggccggtcgcagcttcagaggtggcgtcgtcgccagacgggccggtcgcagcttcagaggtggcgtcgtcgc
It contains:
- the LOC118959990 gene encoding polysialoglycoprotein, which encodes MIMGGVRELLLVVMTVGVVKVSCYPVGKSQKQDQVSLQRRLGELSSNDVSIVHALALLRSIGSDAKQAREEYLETNEVESQASPNHGSSPANDALSSEEKLRRVSSDDAATSEAATGPSGDDATSEAATGPSGDDATSEAATGPSGDDATSEAATGPSGDDATSEAATGPSGDDATSEAATGPSGDDATSEAATGPSGDDATSEAATGPSGDDATSEAATGPSGDDATSEAATGPSGDDATSEAATGPSGDDATSEAATGPSGDDATSEAATGPSGDDATSEAATGPSGDDATSEAATGPSGDDATSEAATGPSGDDATSEAATGPSGDDATSEAATGPSGDDATSEAATGPSGDDATSEAATGPSGDDATSEAATGPSGDDATSEAATGPSGDDATSEAATGPSGDDATSEAATGPSGDDATSEAATGPSGDDATSEAATGPSGDDATSEAATGPSGDDATSEAATGPSGDDATSEAATGPSGDDATSEAATGPSGDDATSEAATGPSGDDATSEAATGPSGDDATSEAATGPSGDDAMDI